A single genomic interval of Amycolatopsis albispora harbors:
- a CDS encoding S1 family peptidase, translating to MSKKSLRRTPAAIAVLAGATALFSGAPASAAVEGYSTVVQNAAVSSITSSLGVSSAQAEQVLRVQDASARTLDRVESALAGRHAGGYLDAAGLPVVNVLDAAGAAEAQRAGATANVVKFSMSQLDSARAALEALPAVPHTTIGTDEKANQVVLTVSDQAVGAEALLAKAGTLGDAVRVEHTTGTMSKAIYNGEAITGGGTRCSAGFNVTRGGQLHIIDAGHCTRAVSQWNVGPSVGASFPTNDYGLIRNTTGSGPGAVTLWNGSTQRISSAANARVGQQICKSGSTTRLTCGVVEATNVTVNYQEGPVYQTVQTSAAVNPGDSGGCLFSGSVGLGITSGMGGGNSYFQPVVEALNAYGASLT from the coding sequence ATGTCCAAGAAGTCCCTGCGGCGCACCCCCGCCGCCATCGCCGTGCTGGCGGGCGCCACCGCCCTGTTCAGCGGCGCCCCGGCCTCGGCCGCCGTCGAAGGCTATTCGACCGTGGTGCAGAACGCCGCGGTCTCCTCGATCACCTCGAGCCTCGGGGTCAGCTCCGCGCAGGCCGAGCAGGTGCTGCGCGTGCAGGACGCCAGCGCCCGCACCCTCGACCGGGTCGAGTCGGCGCTGGCCGGCCGCCACGCCGGTGGTTACCTCGACGCCGCCGGCCTGCCGGTGGTCAACGTGCTCGACGCGGCCGGTGCCGCCGAGGCGCAGCGCGCCGGTGCCACCGCGAACGTGGTCAAGTTCTCCATGTCCCAGCTGGACTCCGCGCGCGCCGCGCTGGAGGCGCTGCCCGCCGTCCCGCACACCACGATCGGGACCGACGAGAAGGCCAACCAGGTCGTGCTGACCGTGTCGGACCAGGCCGTCGGCGCGGAAGCGCTGCTGGCGAAGGCGGGCACGCTCGGCGACGCCGTGCGCGTGGAGCACACCACGGGCACGATGAGCAAGGCCATCTACAACGGTGAGGCGATCACCGGCGGCGGCACCCGCTGCTCGGCCGGGTTCAACGTCACCCGCGGCGGCCAGCTGCACATCATCGACGCCGGGCACTGCACGCGCGCGGTGTCGCAGTGGAACGTCGGCCCGTCGGTGGGCGCGAGCTTCCCGACCAACGACTACGGCCTGATCCGCAACACCACCGGCAGCGGCCCGGGCGCGGTGACCCTGTGGAACGGCTCCACCCAGCGGATCAGCTCCGCCGCGAACGCCCGGGTCGGGCAGCAGATCTGCAAGAGCGGCAGCACCACCCGGCTGACCTGCGGCGTGGTCGAGGCCACCAACGTCACGGTCAACTACCAGGAGGGCCCGGTCTACCAGACCGTGCAGACCAGCGCCGCGGTCAACCCCGGTGACTCGGGCGGCTGCCTGTTCTCCGGCAGCGTCGGCCTCGGCATCACCTCCGGCATGGGCGGCGGGAACTCCTACTTCCAGCCGGTCGTGGAGGCGCTGAACGCGTATGGCGCTTCGCTGACCTGA
- a CDS encoding MmgE/PrpD family protein — protein sequence MTLVQQLAAFADSVRHKGLPAELRADAARRVLDVLGNSLAATAEPPAAAVGTLVREWGGEGRATAIGAGRLPEPSAALLNGTLAHSLDFDDTHLPSVLHPSASVVPAALATAETRGATGAQLLDAIGVGVEIAVRIGMAGYDEALGNSVFFERGLHATAICGALGGAAASAMLSDVDVADALGIASSMGAGLLEANRTGGTVKRIHCGWAAHSAVTAAGLARTGITGPPTVLEGRFGLLQAFCGDQVNLAAITDALGDAWELPGIFFKPYPCNHFTHAGIDAARRIAARGVDPADIDRIELGAPTAVLRTIGEPREAKIAPESGYHAAFSGPYTVAAGLLGGGGLGVFHEDFTDEAAADPARLALAAKVTCVPDARCDEIFPHQFPAVLRVWLRDGSLLEERVHANRGGSGNPLSNEELATKFRLNATRTVDPTRATRIAELALGLSELDDLSMLTRELTP from the coding sequence ATGACTCTGGTACAGCAGCTGGCCGCGTTCGCCGATTCCGTACGGCACAAGGGACTCCCGGCCGAACTGCGGGCCGACGCCGCCCGGCGGGTGCTCGACGTGCTCGGCAACAGCCTGGCCGCCACCGCCGAGCCCCCGGCCGCCGCGGTCGGCACGCTGGTCCGCGAATGGGGTGGTGAAGGCAGGGCCACCGCGATCGGTGCCGGTCGCCTGCCCGAGCCGAGCGCCGCGCTGCTCAACGGCACGCTCGCGCACTCACTGGACTTCGACGACACGCACCTGCCCTCCGTGCTCCACCCGTCGGCTTCGGTGGTGCCCGCGGCGCTGGCCACCGCCGAAACCCGCGGGGCCACCGGCGCGCAACTGCTCGACGCGATCGGGGTCGGCGTGGAAATCGCCGTCCGGATCGGCATGGCCGGGTACGACGAGGCGCTGGGCAACTCGGTGTTCTTCGAACGCGGCCTGCACGCCACCGCGATCTGCGGTGCCCTCGGCGGCGCGGCGGCTTCGGCCATGCTGTCCGATGTGGACGTTGCCGACGCACTCGGCATCGCGTCGAGCATGGGCGCGGGTTTGCTGGAGGCGAATCGCACCGGTGGCACGGTGAAGCGCATCCACTGCGGCTGGGCCGCGCACTCGGCGGTCACCGCGGCCGGTCTCGCCCGCACCGGCATCACCGGCCCGCCCACTGTCCTCGAAGGACGGTTCGGTCTACTCCAGGCTTTCTGCGGTGACCAGGTAAACCTCGCCGCCATCACCGACGCCCTCGGCGACGCCTGGGAACTACCCGGCATCTTCTTCAAACCGTATCCCTGCAACCACTTCACCCACGCGGGCATCGACGCGGCCCGGCGCATCGCCGCCCGCGGCGTCGACCCGGCGGACATCGACCGCATCGAACTGGGCGCCCCGACCGCGGTCCTGCGCACCATCGGCGAACCGAGGGAGGCGAAGATCGCGCCCGAGTCGGGTTACCACGCCGCGTTCTCCGGCCCCTACACGGTAGCCGCGGGCCTGCTGGGCGGCGGCGGCCTCGGCGTCTTCCACGAAGACTTCACCGACGAGGCGGCCGCGGACCCCGCACGGCTGGCCCTGGCCGCCAAGGTCACCTGCGTCCCCGACGCGCGTTGTGACGAGATCTTCCCGCACCAGTTCCCGGCGGTCCTCCGGGTCTGGCTGCGCGATGGCAGCCTGCTGGAAGAACGCGTCCACGCCAACCGCGGGGGCAGCGGAAACCCCCTGTCGAACGAGGAACTGGCGACGAAGTTCCGCCTCAACGCCACCCGCACTGTCGACCCCACCCGCGCCACGCGAATCGCCGAACTGGCCTTGGGCTTGTCCGAACTGGACGACCTTTCGATGCTGACGCGCGAACTCACCCCCTGA
- a CDS encoding nucleotide disphospho-sugar-binding domain-containing protein has protein sequence MRILVTTVALPGHFFPLVPLAWAVRAAGHEVLVACAAEFLPTVLASGLPAVSTGPGERFDDVSADDNPEAGVIAQRLAHGRVFGRMAARNLPGLTAVARLWKADLVLSERAEFAGPLVAAKLGLPQVELHWGVAELPEYRMGAVVELAKRGLPEPPEPGRRLNPWPPSLRKPYAAGHDGLRPLSYNGEARVPDWVMRPRHRPRICLTLGTVVPRNGSSQVAHGAVEIVRALCGLGAEVVVAIEDRIAASWPPLPPEVRHAGRLALSQVFPACDVAIHHGGQGTSLTALEAGLPQLVLPVFDDQFDNADAVLRAGAGVRMLPQEVEPAAIAARCAEILESDRYRPAAEAVAREIAALPTPVEVAEGFSWGGLRQVA, from the coding sequence GTGCGGATCCTGGTCACGACGGTGGCGTTGCCGGGGCACTTCTTCCCGCTGGTTCCGCTCGCCTGGGCGGTCCGCGCGGCGGGGCACGAGGTGCTGGTGGCGTGCGCGGCGGAGTTCCTGCCGACGGTGTTGGCCTCCGGCCTGCCCGCGGTGTCGACCGGGCCGGGGGAGCGGTTCGACGACGTGAGCGCCGACGACAATCCCGAAGCCGGGGTCATCGCGCAGCGACTGGCGCACGGCCGGGTGTTCGGGCGGATGGCCGCGCGGAACTTGCCGGGGCTGACCGCGGTCGCGCGGCTGTGGAAGGCCGATCTGGTGCTCAGCGAGCGCGCCGAGTTCGCCGGGCCGCTGGTGGCGGCGAAACTCGGGCTGCCGCAGGTGGAACTGCACTGGGGGGTGGCGGAACTGCCGGAGTACCGGATGGGCGCGGTGGTCGAACTGGCCAAGCGCGGGCTGCCCGAGCCGCCGGAACCGGGACGGCGGCTCAACCCGTGGCCGCCGTCGCTGCGCAAGCCGTACGCGGCGGGGCACGACGGGCTCCGCCCGCTGTCGTACAACGGGGAAGCCCGCGTGCCGGACTGGGTGATGCGTCCCCGCCACCGGCCGCGGATCTGCCTGACACTGGGAACCGTGGTGCCGCGCAACGGAAGCAGCCAGGTCGCGCACGGCGCGGTGGAGATCGTGCGCGCGTTGTGCGGGCTGGGCGCGGAGGTGGTCGTCGCGATCGAGGACCGGATCGCGGCGAGCTGGCCGCCGTTGCCGCCGGAGGTGCGGCACGCGGGGCGATTGGCGCTGTCGCAGGTGTTCCCGGCTTGTGACGTGGCCATTCACCATGGGGGACAAGGGACTTCGCTGACCGCGCTGGAAGCCGGGCTGCCGCAGCTGGTGCTGCCGGTCTTCGACGACCAGTTCGACAACGCCGACGCGGTGCTGCGGGCCGGTGCCGGGGTGCGGATGCTGCCCCAGGAGGTCGAACCGGCGGCGATCGCGGCCCGGTGCGCGGAGATCCTGGAGAGCGACCGGTACCGGCCCGCGGCGGAGGCGGTGGCGCGGGAGATCGCGGCGCTGCCCACACCGGTGGAGGTGGCGGAGGGGTTCTCCTGGGGTGGGCTGCGGCAGGTGGCTTAG
- a CDS encoding FAD-dependent monooxygenase has protein sequence MLDVIIAGAGPTGAMLAAELRRHGVSTLLLEKETQPVSFVRIVSLHVRSLELLAMRGLLGRFLERGRKRPVGGIFAAIPKPAPASLGDAYLLGIPQPVVEQLLEAHALDLGAEVRRGCAVTGVEQNKDGVTVQLSTGEQLRSRYLVGCDGARSTVRKKLGVNFPGEPSRTETLMGEIKATASPEEIASKTANITHQRFWIRPFGENTYSVLVPAAEVTDRAEPPTLDDFKKQLRTIAGTDFGLHSPRWLSRFGDATRLAERYRVGRVLLAGDAAHIHPPAGGQGLNLGLQDAVNLGWKLAAQLQGWAPDGLLDTYQDERRPVAEDVLSNTRAQVELSSPEPGPRAMRELLTELMDFEDVNQYLIEKITAIGIRYNFGNGPDLLGRRLPDLDLHHGRLYDQLHQGRGLVLDRTGRLTVDGWPDRVDLITDPAAALDAPALLLRPDGYVAWIGDNQHDLNDHLTRWFGKPRT, from the coding sequence ATGCTCGATGTGATCATTGCCGGAGCTGGGCCGACCGGGGCCATGCTGGCCGCCGAACTCCGGCGCCATGGCGTAAGTACGCTGCTCCTGGAGAAGGAAACCCAGCCCGTCTCGTTCGTCCGGATTGTCAGTCTCCACGTGCGCAGCCTCGAGCTGCTGGCGATGCGCGGCCTGCTCGGCCGGTTCCTCGAACGCGGCCGGAAACGCCCGGTCGGCGGCATCTTCGCAGCCATCCCCAAGCCCGCACCCGCCTCCCTCGGTGACGCCTACCTGCTCGGCATCCCACAACCAGTCGTCGAGCAGTTGCTCGAAGCACACGCGCTCGACCTCGGCGCCGAGGTCCGGCGCGGCTGCGCGGTCACCGGGGTCGAACAAAACAAGGATGGCGTGACCGTCCAACTCTCCACCGGCGAACAACTCCGATCCCGTTACCTCGTCGGCTGCGACGGCGCCCGTAGCACGGTGCGCAAAAAACTCGGCGTCAACTTCCCCGGTGAGCCCTCCCGAACCGAAACGCTGATGGGCGAAATAAAGGCAACCGCATCACCCGAGGAAATCGCCAGCAAAACCGCAAACATCACACACCAGCGATTCTGGATCCGGCCTTTCGGCGAAAACACCTACAGCGTCCTGGTCCCCGCCGCGGAAGTCACCGACCGCGCCGAACCACCCACCCTAGACGACTTCAAAAAGCAACTCCGGACCATCGCCGGAACGGATTTCGGCCTGCATTCCCCGCGCTGGCTGTCCCGTTTCGGGGACGCCACCCGGCTGGCCGAACGCTATCGGGTCGGCCGGGTCCTGCTGGCGGGCGACGCCGCGCACATCCATCCGCCCGCCGGCGGCCAGGGCCTGAACCTCGGCCTTCAGGACGCCGTCAACCTCGGCTGGAAGCTGGCCGCGCAACTCCAGGGCTGGGCACCGGACGGCCTGCTCGACACCTACCAGGACGAACGCCGCCCGGTCGCCGAAGACGTCCTGAGCAACACGCGCGCCCAAGTCGAACTGTCCTCCCCCGAACCAGGCCCGCGGGCGATGCGCGAACTGCTCACCGAGCTGATGGACTTCGAGGACGTGAACCAGTACCTGATCGAGAAGATCACCGCCATCGGCATCCGCTACAACTTCGGCAATGGCCCAGACCTGCTCGGCCGCCGGCTGCCCGACCTCGACCTACACCACGGCCGCCTCTACGACCAGCTCCACCAAGGCCGCGGCCTGGTGCTCGACCGCACCGGACGGCTGACCGTCGACGGCTGGCCCGACCGCGTCGACCTCATCACCGACCCCGCCGCCGCACTGGACGCCCCGGCCCTCCTGCTCCGCCCCGACGGTTACGTCGCCTGGATCGGCGACAACCAGCACGACCTGAACGACCACCTCACCCGCTGGTTCGGCAAGCCACGCACCTAA
- a CDS encoding DUF222 domain-containing protein has protein sequence MESSEGEILLDLKSTAAEIARLEARLVRQVVSFARSASVRRGVAEELSMALCMTKYKAHALIGHAEGLVDRFPAVLGLVEAGAVPMASAVAVNDAAAWLADDKAAVVDEVMSGRLVDKNPTQARRSATSAAARADPEGFEERARSPREDRGLQLHHGVAGVAGLSLENAPVEKAVAAYVCVDRQARLLKTADETRTLDQLRADVALDMLVGKQFGGEVKAHVYLYLDALTYAGLRNEPAELAGHGPIPASLARDIAAHPGTVFQRIITDPVDGQVMELGRRRYRPRAGLDELVRVRDRECRRPGCTRPAQFGDLDHCDSRGRGWKDGCPTGATTLVGLCRADHKLRDVPGWHHQVAPDGTLTITTPANQTYTSRPEPL, from the coding sequence ATGGAATCTTCTGAGGGGGAGATCCTCCTTGATTTGAAATCCACTGCTGCGGAGATTGCCCGGCTTGAGGCTCGGTTGGTCCGGCAGGTGGTTTCCTTTGCTCGCTCGGCGTCGGTTCGGCGCGGAGTGGCGGAGGAATTGTCCATGGCGTTGTGTATGACCAAGTACAAGGCCCACGCGCTGATCGGCCATGCGGAGGGCTTGGTTGATCGCTTCCCGGCTGTGCTGGGGTTGGTGGAGGCTGGGGCTGTGCCGATGGCCTCGGCGGTCGCCGTGAATGACGCGGCGGCCTGGCTGGCTGACGACAAGGCGGCGGTGGTTGATGAGGTCATGTCCGGTCGCCTTGTCGACAAGAACCCGACCCAGGCCCGCCGCTCGGCAACTTCGGCGGCGGCTCGCGCTGATCCTGAAGGTTTCGAGGAACGCGCCCGCAGCCCACGCGAAGACCGTGGTCTCCAGCTGCATCACGGTGTTGCTGGCGTGGCTGGGTTGTCCCTGGAGAACGCGCCGGTGGAGAAGGCCGTCGCGGCGTATGTGTGCGTGGATCGCCAAGCTCGTCTGTTGAAGACTGCTGACGAGACCCGCACCCTGGACCAGCTGCGTGCCGACGTGGCTCTGGACATGCTGGTGGGCAAGCAGTTCGGTGGTGAGGTGAAGGCCCACGTGTATCTGTATCTGGATGCCCTCACCTACGCCGGTCTCCGCAATGAACCCGCCGAGCTGGCGGGGCACGGGCCGATCCCGGCGTCGCTTGCCCGCGACATCGCCGCTCACCCTGGCACTGTCTTCCAGCGAATTATCACTGATCCGGTGGATGGGCAGGTTATGGAACTTGGCCGCCGCCGTTACCGGCCTCGGGCTGGGCTGGATGAGCTGGTGCGAGTCCGGGATCGCGAATGTCGTCGTCCCGGTTGTACCCGTCCGGCCCAGTTCGGCGACCTTGATCACTGCGACAGTCGCGGCCGAGGTTGGAAAGACGGATGTCCCACCGGCGCGACCACTCTCGTCGGGTTGTGCCGAGCCGACCACAAACTCCGCGATGTCCCCGGCTGGCACCACCAAGTCGCCCCCGATGGCACGTTGACGATCACCACCCCGGCCAATCAGACGTACACCAGCCGACCCGAGCCACTGTAG
- a CDS encoding pectate lyase family protein, which produces MRRSFAGRILPGLLTVAATAAALTVATAGPAAAAGTPTGFAAGTTGGGSTPAVTVTTASALISAMQSSSPAVIRISGTISISGMQDVRSNKTLIGVGSGATITGGGLDVDSATNVIIQNLNFRNWSDDAINVTDASTKIWIDHNTFSDGYDGAVDIKRASDYVTVSWNKFTSHDKTMLLGHSDGNGSQDRDHLRVSYHHNWFDGTGQRHPRVRFGNPVHVYNNYYGGVTDYGVASTMEAGVLVEGNYFENTEDPFHRGEGSSPAGSLVARNNHFVNSGSGDQGGSVRAIPYSYSLDPASSVKSAVQGGAGTGKVG; this is translated from the coding sequence ATGCGCAGATCGTTCGCCGGGCGAATCCTGCCCGGCCTGCTCACCGTGGCCGCCACGGCCGCGGCGCTCACGGTGGCCACCGCGGGCCCCGCGGCGGCCGCCGGCACGCCCACCGGGTTCGCCGCGGGCACCACCGGCGGTGGCAGCACCCCGGCGGTCACCGTGACCACCGCTTCGGCGCTGATCAGCGCGATGCAGTCGAGCAGCCCGGCGGTGATCAGGATCAGCGGGACCATCTCGATCAGCGGGATGCAGGACGTCAGGTCGAACAAGACGCTGATCGGCGTCGGTTCCGGCGCCACCATCACCGGCGGCGGGCTCGACGTGGACAGCGCCACGAACGTGATCATCCAGAACCTGAACTTCCGCAACTGGTCCGATGACGCCATCAACGTCACCGACGCCTCGACCAAGATCTGGATCGACCACAACACCTTCTCCGACGGTTACGACGGCGCGGTCGACATCAAGCGCGCTTCGGACTACGTGACCGTGTCGTGGAACAAGTTCACCTCCCACGACAAGACCATGCTGCTCGGGCACAGCGACGGCAACGGCAGCCAGGACCGCGACCACCTGCGGGTCAGCTACCACCACAACTGGTTCGACGGCACCGGGCAGCGCCACCCGCGCGTGCGCTTCGGCAACCCGGTGCACGTGTACAACAACTACTACGGCGGCGTGACCGACTACGGTGTCGCGTCCACCATGGAAGCCGGTGTGCTCGTCGAGGGCAACTACTTCGAGAACACCGAGGACCCGTTCCACCGCGGTGAGGGCAGCTCGCCCGCCGGTTCGCTGGTCGCGCGGAACAACCACTTCGTCAATTCCGGCTCGGGTGACCAGGGCGGTTCGGTGCGGGCCATTCCGTACTCGTACAGCCTGGACCCGGCCTCCTCGGTGAAATCCGCCGTGCAGGGGGGTGCCGGTACCGGAAAGGTCGGCTGA
- a CDS encoding substrate-binding domain-containing protein translates to MTGYRRAIGLVTANIELGVAPAVFSGVLAAARRHDVDLICFPGGEIGTAEQPANAVYHLVTPGLVDGLICWASALGLPERHPRAERFERRFGRVPMVCLNGAVGAHRPLTLDSYQGMCKAIDHLIGVHDRRELAFLQGPVRNPVTADRLRAYHDTLGRYKIRADRALVSPPVEFRRDAGAAAMRVLLDARGLEPGRDFTGLVACSDFLAAEAIAVLTERGVRVPEDVAVIGFNDSPEARFCAPPLTSVSMPFAELGRLAVETLLSRLGGDPARGRSAPVAELVLRRSCGCAGEQPEARECAGFPATLRKHGIPAETGRRLRAEFEAALAGEPADFPAMAAQMAEGGDADAWDEILLALGGESGAELVTRARLAVAGNARRLLEYERWQADQRAQRLRETGVALSSVVDERDLTGVLARQLPQLGVGDWKLSIGPATALTRSDVLHRDRRSTWIAVPLQVRDEPLGIGLFEAGPPDGGFYRALGEQISSAVQDIRLFREVEAAEEADSVKTSLLGKMAEELRAPVEAILSDAAGALAAGPPRPVADLLNRITAGAEYQLGVLGDLLELADAELDSLKLHAGLIDPRAPLAEVFGECGLGRLPLIEADGQRLRQALLTLRRSLGPRARRTVEADVLPPHLRIRISYQGTGTPRGGLGLSIARRLIALHHGSLRFETGSAGGTFHLFLPLPGPQGRALPDDAADSLLCVADGPAAEEAVAAAGLAGLSVLKLGTGDDVAAVVDENRPAAVAWDTAALRPEHWAVLRQLHDHPKLARTPFLAYAAGHGRDLREVITAVRPVELAGLAVIADPDPRAQAGTQQLIAQLHPGHLALTAPDGATALSLIGHDVPNLLILARQLRDMDAFDVLERLHGDARLSDLPALVLGGDELCYDDVRRAAPHARTVLLGKGILSDAETITLLRRLLDPGRRPPNRQEVARAVVYLHQNYQHQITRRQVAKAAEMSEDYLSRRFHRELGVSPWEYLTRLRIARAKQRLQETGDSIQAIARQVGFHDRAYFSRIFRKHTGVPPQSFRCLRR, encoded by the coding sequence ATGACCGGATACCGCCGGGCGATCGGCCTGGTCACGGCCAACATCGAGCTGGGCGTGGCGCCCGCGGTCTTCTCGGGCGTGCTGGCCGCGGCCCGGCGCCACGACGTGGACCTGATCTGCTTCCCCGGCGGTGAGATCGGCACCGCCGAGCAGCCGGCCAACGCGGTCTACCACCTGGTCACCCCGGGCCTGGTGGACGGGCTGATCTGCTGGGCTTCCGCGCTCGGCCTGCCCGAGCGGCACCCGCGCGCCGAGCGGTTCGAGCGCCGGTTCGGCCGGGTGCCGATGGTCTGCCTCAACGGCGCGGTCGGCGCCCACCGGCCGCTGACCCTGGACAGCTACCAGGGCATGTGCAAGGCCATCGACCACCTGATCGGCGTGCACGACCGCCGTGAGCTGGCCTTCCTGCAGGGCCCGGTGCGCAACCCGGTGACCGCGGACCGGCTGCGTGCCTACCACGACACGCTCGGCCGCTACAAGATCCGGGCCGATCGCGCGCTGGTGTCGCCCCCGGTGGAGTTCCGCCGGGACGCCGGTGCCGCGGCGATGCGGGTGCTGCTGGACGCGCGCGGACTGGAGCCCGGCCGCGACTTCACCGGTTTGGTGGCGTGCAGCGATTTCCTGGCGGCCGAAGCGATCGCGGTGCTCACCGAGCGCGGGGTGCGGGTGCCCGAGGACGTGGCGGTGATCGGGTTCAACGACTCGCCCGAGGCCCGGTTCTGCGCACCGCCGCTGACCTCGGTGTCCATGCCGTTCGCCGAACTGGGCAGGCTGGCGGTGGAAACCCTGCTGTCCCGGCTCGGCGGTGATCCGGCACGCGGCCGGTCGGCGCCGGTGGCGGAACTGGTGCTGCGGCGGTCGTGCGGGTGCGCCGGTGAGCAGCCGGAGGCACGGGAATGCGCCGGATTTCCCGCCACCCTGCGGAAACACGGGATTCCGGCGGAGACCGGGAGGCGGCTGCGGGCCGAGTTCGAAGCGGCACTGGCCGGGGAACCCGCCGATTTTCCCGCCATGGCAGCACAAATGGCCGAGGGCGGCGACGCCGACGCCTGGGACGAGATCCTGCTTGCCCTGGGCGGCGAGTCCGGCGCGGAACTGGTGACCCGGGCGCGGCTCGCGGTGGCCGGGAACGCGCGGCGGCTGCTCGAATACGAGCGCTGGCAAGCCGACCAGCGGGCGCAGCGACTGCGGGAAACCGGCGTGGCGCTGTCGTCCGTTGTGGACGAACGGGACCTGACCGGGGTGCTCGCCCGCCAGCTCCCGCAACTCGGCGTCGGGGACTGGAAGCTGTCGATCGGCCCGGCCACCGCGCTCACCCGGTCCGACGTGCTGCACCGCGACCGCCGCAGCACCTGGATCGCGGTCCCGCTGCAGGTGCGTGACGAGCCGCTCGGCATCGGCCTGTTCGAGGCGGGCCCGCCGGACGGCGGCTTCTACCGCGCGCTCGGCGAGCAGATCAGCTCGGCCGTGCAGGACATCCGGCTGTTCCGCGAGGTCGAAGCCGCAGAAGAGGCCGACAGCGTGAAGACGAGCCTGCTGGGCAAGATGGCCGAGGAACTGCGGGCACCGGTCGAGGCGATCCTCTCCGACGCCGCTGGCGCGCTGGCCGCCGGCCCGCCGAGGCCGGTGGCCGACCTGCTGAACCGGATCACCGCCGGGGCGGAGTACCAGCTCGGGGTGCTCGGCGACCTGCTGGAACTGGCCGACGCCGAACTCGACTCGCTCAAGCTGCACGCCGGGCTGATCGATCCGCGGGCACCGCTCGCCGAGGTGTTCGGGGAGTGCGGACTGGGCAGGCTGCCGCTGATCGAGGCCGACGGGCAGCGGCTGCGGCAGGCGCTGCTCACGCTCCGCCGCAGCCTCGGGCCGCGTGCCCGGCGGACCGTGGAGGCCGACGTGCTGCCGCCGCACCTGCGCATCCGGATCAGCTATCAGGGCACCGGCACCCCGAGGGGCGGGCTGGGCCTGTCGATCGCTCGTCGGCTGATCGCGCTGCACCACGGCTCACTGCGGTTCGAAACCGGTTCCGCGGGCGGCACCTTCCACCTGTTCCTGCCGTTGCCGGGGCCGCAGGGGCGCGCGCTGCCGGACGACGCGGCCGATTCGCTGCTGTGCGTGGCGGACGGCCCGGCCGCCGAGGAAGCCGTCGCGGCGGCCGGGCTCGCGGGGCTGTCGGTGCTGAAGCTGGGCACGGGCGACGACGTGGCCGCGGTGGTCGACGAGAACCGCCCGGCGGCGGTCGCCTGGGACACCGCTGCGCTGCGGCCGGAGCACTGGGCGGTGCTGCGCCAGCTCCACGACCACCCGAAACTGGCGCGCACCCCGTTCCTCGCCTACGCCGCCGGGCACGGCCGCGACCTGCGTGAGGTGATCACCGCCGTGCGGCCGGTCGAACTGGCCGGGCTGGCGGTGATCGCCGATCCCGACCCGCGGGCGCAGGCGGGCACGCAGCAGCTGATCGCCCAGCTCCACCCCGGGCACCTGGCGCTGACCGCGCCGGACGGCGCCACCGCGTTGTCGCTGATCGGGCACGACGTGCCGAACCTGCTCATCCTGGCCAGGCAGCTGCGGGACATGGACGCGTTCGACGTGCTGGAGCGGCTGCACGGCGACGCCCGGCTCAGCGACCTGCCCGCGCTGGTGCTCGGCGGTGACGAACTGTGTTACGACGACGTCCGCCGGGCGGCCCCGCACGCGCGCACGGTGTTGCTGGGCAAGGGAATCCTCTCCGACGCCGAGACGATCACCCTGCTGCGGCGGCTGCTCGACCCCGGCCGCCGCCCGCCGAACCGCCAGGAGGTCGCGCGCGCGGTGGTCTACCTGCACCAGAACTACCAGCACCAGATCACCCGGCGGCAGGTGGCGAAGGCGGCCGAGATGAGCGAGGACTACCTCAGCCGCCGGTTCCACCGCGAACTGGGCGTCTCGCCGTGGGAGTATCTGACCCGGTTGCGCATCGCGCGGGCGAAGCAGCGGCTGCAGGAGACCGGCGACAGCATCCAGGCCATCGCGCGGCAGGTCGGCTTCCACGACCGCGCCTACTTCAGCCGGATCTTCCGCAAGCACACCGGGGTCCCGCCGCAGAGCTTCCGCTGCCTGCGGCGGTGA